The sequence below is a genomic window from Draconibacterium halophilum.
CTAGTCCTGTTTATTGCTTTCGTATTCGTGCTTATTTTACCACTAATACAGGCTAAAGTAAACGTATTTCAGGAAGAGCCGCTTCATGGAGGAGTTGTCATCGCACCAAAACCGGAGTTTTCTTTTACCGATTGGTTCAATGACGAGTATCAAACGGGCATGGAAAAATTCATTAACGACAATATTGGATTTCGCCCGTTTTTAGTGCGCCTGCATAATCAAATTCAGTTTTCGCTGTTTAAACAGGCATCGGCGAAAGGAGTAGTTGTTGGAAAAAATAACTACTTATTCGAGCAGGCTTATATCGACGCTTATCACGGGCAATATTTTTCAGGACGGACTGACCTTCTAAAAAAAATAGAAGCGCTAAAAGAATTGCAAACAGAATTAGAAAAGAAAGGGAAAACACTTATTGTTGTTCTCCCTCCGGGGAAGGCATCGTATTTTCCCGAATATTTTCCCGATAGTAGTAACGACCAGGCAACCGACAGCACATTTTATAAAGAATACCGCAAATTACTGCCCAAATATGGTATAAACTGTTTTGACGTGAACGGCTGGTTTTTAGAAATGAAAGATACAACACAGCATGTTTTGTATCCTAAATACGGAATTCACTGGAGTGAATACGGAGCAGCGATTGCTGCTGACAGTTTAATTCAACAGGTTGAGAAATTATCCGGGCGGAACTTACCAGACCTGAAAATTACCGACATCCAAAAACAAAATTACAGTCAGGGAACCGATAATGATATTGAGTGGGGAATGAATCTGTTGAAGAGTCTTCCTTCGCAAACATTATCATATCCTACCATTGAATGGGATTATACAGGAAGCGACACAACAAATATGCTGGTAGTTGGAGATAGTTTTTACTGGAATTGGTATTACTTAGGCTTAGGCGAAAAAAGTTTTAATAAAACATCGTTTTGGTATTATAACAACGAAGTTTACCCTGAGAGCAAAGAGTCGAGCGTAAAAGTAAAGTCAATCGACCGAGCTTCGGTTATTCAAAACAGCGATGTTGTATTGCTAATTGCATCCGAATCGAACCTGGTAAATATGGCCTGGGGATTTGTTGATGATG
It includes:
- a CDS encoding alginate O-acetyltransferase AlgX-related protein; protein product: MKNQKTKLVLFIAFVFVLILPLIQAKVNVFQEEPLHGGVVIAPKPEFSFTDWFNDEYQTGMEKFINDNIGFRPFLVRLHNQIQFSLFKQASAKGVVVGKNNYLFEQAYIDAYHGQYFSGRTDLLKKIEALKELQTELEKKGKTLIVVLPPGKASYFPEYFPDSSNDQATDSTFYKEYRKLLPKYGINCFDVNGWFLEMKDTTQHVLYPKYGIHWSEYGAAIAADSLIQQVEKLSGRNLPDLKITDIQKQNYSQGTDNDIEWGMNLLKSLPSQTLSYPTIEWDYTGSDTTNMLVVGDSFYWNWYYLGLGEKSFNKTSFWYYNNEVYPESKESSVKVKSIDRASVIQNSDVVLLIASESNLVNMAWGFVDDAIDILQGRVEDPALKKQKIQEVINRIKSDENWMKSVVEKAKDQNISVDSMLVLDAIWVIENE